In one Lentimicrobiaceae bacterium genomic region, the following are encoded:
- the pepE gene encoding dipeptidase PepE, with translation MLRNLLLISNSTNAGEEYLGWPREIIKSFLDKFGVKKVLFVPYAGVTITYDAYTEKVRTIFKTLGFELESVHEKAEPVKAVEKAQAVVVGGGNTFSLVDQMHRQKLMDAIRKRALEGMSYVGWSAGSNVACPSLKTTNDMPIVQPPDFSCLNLVPFQINPHYLDAHPDGHGGETREDRIMEFLTANPSVSVVGLREATAFMVEKATISLLGKRPLRFFQFGLEPREFAPGSDINFLLHKLDH, from the coding sequence ATGCTACGTAATCTTTTATTGATAAGTAATTCAACCAATGCCGGCGAAGAATATCTTGGCTGGCCGAGAGAAATTATTAAAAGCTTTTTAGATAAATTTGGAGTAAAAAAAGTGCTTTTTGTTCCTTATGCCGGTGTTACAATCACTTATGATGCTTATACCGAAAAGGTACGAACTATTTTTAAAACACTCGGATTTGAACTCGAATCCGTTCACGAAAAGGCTGAGCCGGTAAAAGCTGTTGAAAAAGCTCAGGCTGTGGTTGTTGGTGGCGGAAATACTTTTAGTCTTGTTGACCAGATGCATCGCCAAAAACTGATGGACGCCATTCGAAAGCGTGCACTGGAAGGCATGTCCTATGTAGGCTGGAGTGCTGGTTCCAATGTTGCCTGCCCATCGCTGAAAACTACTAATGATATGCCGATAGTGCAGCCACCCGATTTTTCATGCCTGAATTTGGTTCCTTTCCAGATAAACCCTCATTATCTTGATGCTCATCCCGATGGACATGGAGGCGAAACCCGCGAAGACCGTATAATGGAATTCCTTACCGCTAACCCAAGCGTTTCTGTTGTAGGATTGCGCGAAGCTACTGCTTTTATGGTGGAAAAAGCTACCATTTCCCTGTTGGGAAAACGCCCGTTACGATTTTTCCAGTTTGGCTTAGAACCCAGGGAATTTGCACCAGGTAGTGATATCAACTTCCTATTGCATAAATTAGATCATTAA
- a CDS encoding DUF4301 family protein produces MFTDIDKQQFEKQNILLTTIEKQIVHFKKGFPFIILDRPATDDDGIKAFTEKEVHFFASFFETIVKKIDIVKFVPASGAASRMFKHLFEFRDKFKGTEENIRTYFADAGFNSVFNFIDQIENFAFYQDLETVMASAGLDLKKNIKDGNLVPVISFLLDDNGLGYANLPKGLLKFHRYGNYSRTSLEEHLVEGANYCKNNDNTVKVHFTVSPEHRKKFEVKVAEVKNTYETMFHCQLEVSFSEQKTSTDTISVDMNNEPFRESDGSLLFRPGGHGALIENLNDLDGDLIFIKNIDNIVPDRLKAPTFLYKKALAGYLLQLQEKAFEYLEILDDGNVNEDELVCMALFARKDLNIDLCDAFAEMEFTEKIDYLYTMFNRPMRVCGMVKNEGEPGGGPFWVKNSAGEVSLQIVESSQIDLQNPIQKQIVDKATHFNPVDMVCCIKDFRGKKFNLPDFVDPETGFISIKSKDGRNLKAQELPGLWNGAMADWVTIFVETPIITFNPVKTVNDLLRKEHQEIN; encoded by the coding sequence ATGTTTACTGATATTGATAAGCAGCAATTTGAAAAGCAGAATATCCTTTTAACAACCATCGAAAAACAAATTGTACATTTCAAAAAAGGGTTTCCTTTTATCATTCTCGACCGTCCGGCGACGGATGACGACGGGATAAAAGCCTTTACGGAAAAAGAAGTCCATTTTTTTGCCTCTTTTTTTGAAACCATAGTTAAAAAAATTGATATCGTGAAGTTTGTACCGGCTTCGGGTGCTGCAAGCCGTATGTTTAAACACCTTTTTGAGTTCAGGGATAAGTTTAAAGGCACCGAAGAAAATATCCGTACATACTTTGCAGATGCTGGATTTAATTCCGTGTTTAACTTTATTGATCAGATAGAAAATTTTGCTTTTTACCAGGATTTGGAAACCGTTATGGCTTCCGCCGGACTCGATCTGAAGAAGAATATTAAAGATGGAAATTTGGTTCCTGTAATTTCATTTTTATTAGACGACAACGGCTTGGGCTATGCGAACCTTCCTAAAGGCTTGCTGAAGTTTCACCGCTACGGAAATTATTCCCGTACTTCCCTGGAAGAACATCTTGTGGAAGGAGCTAATTATTGTAAAAACAACGACAACACCGTTAAAGTACACTTTACCGTTTCGCCTGAACACCGGAAAAAGTTTGAAGTAAAGGTTGCTGAAGTAAAAAATACCTACGAAACGATGTTTCACTGCCAACTGGAGGTATCTTTTTCCGAACAAAAAACTTCCACCGATACCATCTCTGTGGATATGAATAACGAGCCTTTCCGCGAAAGCGATGGCAGCCTGCTTTTCCGTCCAGGTGGACATGGCGCACTTATCGAAAACCTGAATGACCTTGACGGGGATCTGATTTTTATTAAAAATATTGACAATATCGTTCCCGACAGGTTAAAAGCCCCGACTTTTCTTTACAAAAAAGCACTTGCTGGCTACTTGTTACAACTGCAGGAAAAGGCTTTTGAATACCTGGAAATACTCGATGATGGAAATGTGAATGAAGACGAGCTGGTATGTATGGCCTTGTTTGCAAGGAAAGATCTGAATATTGACTTGTGTGATGCTTTCGCAGAAATGGAATTCACAGAAAAAATTGATTATCTTTACACTATGTTCAACCGTCCGATGCGTGTTTGTGGCATGGTGAAAAACGAAGGAGAACCAGGAGGCGGACCTTTCTGGGTAAAAAACAGCGCTGGAGAAGTCTCATTGCAAATTGTGGAATCGTCGCAAATTGACTTGCAAAATCCTATACAAAAACAAATTGTAGATAAAGCCACTCATTTTAACCCAGTGGATATGGTTTGCTGCATCAAAGATTTTCGGGGGAAAAAATTTAATCTCCCCGACTTTGTGGATCCGGAAACGGGCTTCATCTCCATAAAATCCAAGGATGGGCGTAACCTTAAAGCTCAGGAACTTCCAGGTTTGTGGAATGGTGCTATGGCTGATTGGGTTACCATTTTTGTGGAAACACCCATCATTACTTTTAATCCGGTAAAAACGGTAAACGACTTGTTGCGCAAAGAGCATCAGGAAATAAACTAA
- a CDS encoding CusA/CzcA family heavy metal efflux RND transporter, which translates to MINRIIEFSIKNKIIIGLFTLALIGWGIYSLTRLPVDAVPDITNNQVQIITITPALATQEVEKYVTAPIEISVATIPGIIELRSISRLGLSVVTVVFKDNVDGFKARQQINERLKEAEEQIPEGAGTPTLAPVSTGLGEIYQYVLKVKKGYESKYNPMELRSIQDWIVKRELLGTVGVAEVNSYGGFVKEYEVAVNPERLKSINITIPEIFDALEKNNENTGGAYIDKKPNAYFIRGIGMVSSFEDIEKIVVKANPDGMPILIRDVATVQIGHANRYGAFVVDTTGEGVGGVVMMLKGANGSQVIKNVKERFEKVKKSLPEGVYIESYLDRTDLVNRAIGTVSRNLLEGGLIVVFILVLMLGNFRAGLVVASVIPLSMLFAVSMMNLFGVSGNLMSLGAIDFGLIVDGAVIIVESVVHRITKSKTHHQGMLKLPMAEMDQQVMQSAKRMMSSATFGQVIILIVYLPILTLVGIEGKMFRPMAQTVSFAILGALILSLTYVPVASTLFLSRKPKIKKDISDKIMEVIQKVFHPLVSFALRKKHTVVFISIALLIGSVFLFNRLGGEFIPDLEEGDLAAGVMTLQGGSLTNTVETVEKANAILMKNFPEVEHAICKIGSAEIPTDPTPMETGDYIIVMKPKKEWTSAKTREEMTKKMEEKLSALAGVDFSFQQPIQMRFNELMTGSKQDVAVKIFGDNLDSLVNEGKMIENLIYNIKGIEDIQVEQVTGAPQIHITYNRDKIAQYGLNISDINQVVRAAFAGSVAGVVFEEEKRFDLVVRFEKPFRESLDNVKNMYIPLSSGKQIPLEEVATVEIKNGTAQVSREDTKRRITVSFNVRNRDVESIVADVQNIIDKKVKLPPGYYITIGGEFENLIAARARLLLAVPIALLLIFILLFFTFHSLKQTLLIYSAVPLAAIGGIVALYLRGMNFSISAGVGFIALFGVAVLNGIVLIAEFNRLEKEEGISDIYERVWKGIRVRLRPVIMTAAVASLGFLPMSISTSAGAEVQKPLATVVIGGLISSTLLTIIVLPVLYILFSNKKSKRRNIPGIATCILLIVGFFFFSPSAFAQKAPKAYTLQQAINQAINNNGNAKAAGLEVKSQKALKKTAWEMGNTQIDYTYGQTNSAKKDDEYSLSQSFHFPAVYATQVRLANTGITSAEIKQAATNAEIIYQIKSTYYQLAFYHSKLQLLRNQDSIFLAFEKAARLRFEKGETNLLEKMNAETQVFEVQNQIKQAESDIEIYSLKLQTLLGENQQITILETELPHLQIPASADSTLLDQNPDLAYMKLQIEAKKLQINAERFKLFPEISVGYFNQSNKDISSGERFTGIQAGISFPLFFFSQQGKIQSSAINRNIAEINYNQAYTALHNDYQILIREYCKNLSNLQLYESKAVPQAKQIIIQAEKAYKSGEIGYMEYVQNLKQASNINSSYLETLNACNQSVLSIELLTGKIN; encoded by the coding sequence ATGATAAATCGTATCATTGAATTTTCCATTAAAAACAAAATAATTATTGGGCTTTTTACCTTAGCCTTGATTGGCTGGGGAATATATTCACTTACCCGGCTTCCGGTGGATGCAGTCCCCGATATTACAAATAATCAGGTGCAAATCATTACAATAACGCCAGCACTTGCCACTCAGGAAGTTGAAAAGTATGTAACCGCACCCATAGAAATTTCGGTAGCAACCATTCCGGGGATCATCGAACTGCGTTCCATCTCTCGTTTAGGACTATCCGTTGTAACCGTGGTTTTTAAAGATAACGTGGATGGGTTTAAAGCCCGTCAGCAAATCAACGAACGGCTAAAAGAAGCGGAAGAACAAATTCCGGAAGGTGCAGGCACTCCTACCCTCGCACCAGTTTCTACCGGACTTGGAGAAATTTACCAATATGTTTTAAAAGTAAAAAAAGGCTACGAAAGCAAGTATAATCCAATGGAATTGCGAAGCATACAGGATTGGATTGTAAAACGGGAACTGCTTGGCACCGTGGGCGTAGCCGAAGTGAACAGCTATGGCGGTTTTGTTAAGGAATACGAAGTAGCCGTCAATCCAGAACGGTTGAAAAGCATTAACATCACCATTCCGGAAATTTTTGATGCCCTTGAAAAAAATAACGAAAATACCGGCGGTGCTTACATTGATAAAAAGCCCAACGCCTATTTTATCCGAGGAATCGGGATGGTATCTTCTTTTGAGGATATTGAAAAAATAGTGGTAAAAGCCAACCCTGACGGGATGCCCATTCTGATTCGCGACGTGGCAACAGTACAAATTGGACATGCCAACCGTTATGGTGCTTTTGTAGTGGATACCACCGGCGAGGGTGTGGGCGGAGTCGTCATGATGCTGAAAGGCGCAAACGGTTCGCAAGTTATTAAAAATGTGAAAGAACGCTTTGAGAAAGTAAAAAAGTCCCTTCCGGAAGGCGTTTACATTGAATCGTACCTCGACCGTACCGACCTGGTAAACCGTGCCATAGGAACTGTTTCCCGCAACCTGCTGGAAGGAGGCCTGATAGTGGTTTTCATACTGGTTTTGATGCTGGGAAATTTCCGTGCAGGACTGGTAGTAGCCTCCGTTATACCACTTTCTATGCTGTTTGCCGTTTCCATGATGAATCTTTTTGGCGTAAGCGGAAACCTGATGAGCCTCGGTGCTATTGACTTCGGGTTGATTGTGGATGGAGCGGTAATCATCGTAGAAAGTGTCGTCCACCGGATTACCAAAAGTAAAACCCATCACCAGGGAATGTTAAAACTTCCTATGGCAGAAATGGACCAGCAGGTAATGCAATCGGCAAAAAGAATGATGAGTTCGGCTACTTTTGGTCAGGTGATTATTTTGATAGTTTACCTTCCGATTTTGACCCTGGTGGGCATCGAAGGAAAAATGTTCCGTCCGATGGCTCAAACGGTTTCTTTTGCCATCCTCGGTGCTTTGATACTCTCGTTGACCTACGTTCCGGTAGCATCCACCTTGTTTCTGAGCCGAAAGCCCAAAATTAAAAAAGATATTTCCGACAAGATAATGGAAGTTATCCAAAAGGTTTTCCATCCGCTTGTAAGCTTTGCTTTGCGCAAAAAACATACAGTTGTTTTCATTTCTATTGCATTGCTCATTGGCAGCGTGTTCCTGTTTAACCGTTTGGGAGGTGAATTTATTCCAGACCTGGAAGAGGGCGACCTCGCTGCAGGGGTGATGACACTACAGGGTGGCTCGCTTACCAATACCGTGGAAACCGTAGAAAAAGCCAACGCTATCCTGATGAAAAACTTCCCAGAGGTGGAGCACGCCATCTGTAAAATTGGTTCTGCCGAAATTCCTACCGATCCTACGCCCATGGAAACAGGCGATTACATAATCGTTATGAAGCCAAAAAAAGAATGGACAAGTGCCAAAACCCGCGAAGAAATGACAAAAAAAATGGAAGAAAAACTTTCTGCATTAGCAGGTGTGGATTTCTCGTTCCAACAGCCGATTCAAATGCGATTCAATGAGTTGATGACCGGATCGAAACAAGATGTAGCCGTAAAAATTTTTGGTGATAATCTCGATTCACTGGTTAACGAAGGCAAAATGATTGAAAATCTGATATATAATATAAAAGGAATCGAAGACATTCAGGTTGAACAGGTTACCGGAGCACCACAGATTCATATCACCTACAACCGGGATAAAATTGCCCAGTATGGCTTAAACATAAGTGATATCAATCAGGTGGTTCGAGCTGCTTTTGCCGGAAGTGTTGCCGGAGTAGTTTTTGAAGAAGAAAAGCGCTTCGACTTGGTTGTGCGTTTCGAAAAACCGTTTCGCGAAAGCCTGGATAATGTTAAAAATATGTATATTCCTTTGTCTTCCGGAAAACAAATTCCGTTGGAAGAAGTAGCAACGGTAGAAATAAAAAATGGTACAGCCCAGGTTTCCCGTGAGGATACCAAAAGGAGGATTACCGTAAGCTTTAATGTCCGCAACCGGGATGTGGAGTCTATTGTAGCAGATGTTCAGAATATTATTGATAAGAAAGTGAAACTTCCACCAGGATACTATATTACTATAGGCGGAGAATTCGAGAATCTTATTGCTGCAAGAGCAAGATTATTGCTTGCCGTTCCTATTGCCCTTTTACTTATTTTTATTTTATTGTTCTTTACATTTCACTCACTAAAACAAACTCTTCTGATTTATTCAGCAGTGCCGCTGGCAGCCATTGGCGGTATAGTAGCACTCTACCTCAGAGGAATGAATTTCAGCATTTCGGCAGGAGTTGGGTTCATTGCGCTCTTCGGAGTAGCAGTACTCAACGGCATTGTGTTAATTGCCGAATTCAACCGGCTGGAAAAAGAAGAGGGAATTTCAGACATTTACGAACGGGTTTGGAAGGGCATCCGGGTACGTTTGCGCCCTGTAATCATGACAGCAGCCGTTGCCTCGCTTGGTTTTTTGCCCATGTCGATCTCAACGTCTGCCGGTGCCGAAGTACAAAAACCATTGGCTACTGTAGTCATCGGAGGGCTAATTTCTTCCACACTCCTTACTATTATCGTACTCCCGGTTCTTTACATTTTGTTTTCCAACAAGAAAAGTAAAAGAAGAAATATTCCCGGAATAGCCACCTGTATTTTGCTAATTGTAGGATTTTTCTTTTTTAGCCCTTCTGCTTTTGCTCAGAAGGCTCCTAAAGCTTACACTTTACAACAAGCAATAAATCAGGCAATAAATAATAACGGGAATGCAAAGGCAGCCGGTTTGGAAGTAAAATCGCAAAAAGCACTGAAAAAGACAGCCTGGGAAATGGGAAACACGCAGATTGATTATACTTATGGGCAAACCAATTCGGCAAAAAAAGATGATGAATATTCGCTTTCGCAAAGTTTTCATTTTCCGGCAGTTTATGCCACTCAGGTTCGCCTGGCAAATACCGGGATAACTTCCGCAGAAATCAAACAGGCAGCAACCAACGCAGAAATCATTTACCAGATAAAATCAACATACTATCAATTAGCCTTTTATCATTCAAAATTACAACTTCTGCGTAATCAGGATAGTATCTTCCTTGCGTTTGAAAAAGCCGCCCGTCTGCGTTTCGAAAAAGGAGAAACCAATCTTTTGGAAAAAATGAATGCAGAAACACAGGTTTTTGAGGTGCAAAATCAAATTAAACAGGCAGAATCCGACATCGAAATTTATAGTCTGAAACTGCAAACCCTTTTGGGTGAAAATCAACAGATAACAATTTTAGAAACAGAATTGCCTCATCTTCAAATTCCAGCGTCTGCAGACAGCACTTTACTTGACCAAAATCCGGATTTAGCCTATATGAAACTGCAAATTGAAGCAAAAAAACTGCAAATCAACGCAGAACGTTTTAAGCTGTTCCCGGAAATTTCCGTTGGATATTTTAACCAGTCCAACAAGGATATTTCGTCAGGCGAACGTTTTACCGGCATACAGGCAGGTATTTCCTTCCCTTTGTTTTTCTTTTCTCAACAGGGGAAAATTCAATCGTCGGCGATTAACCGCAACATTGCAGAAATAAATTACAATCAGGCATATACGGCTTTACACAATGATTATCAGATACTTATTCGTGAATATTGTAAAAACCTCAGCAACCTGCAATTGTATGAATCCAAAGCAGTGCCACAGGCTAAACAGATTATCATTCAGGCAGAAAAAGCTTATAAATCAGGAGAAATCGGATATATGGAATACGTTCAGAACCTAAAACAGGCATCAAACATAAACTCCTCTTATTTAGAAACTTTAAATGCCTGCAACCAATCTGTCCTTAGCATTGAACTTCTAACCGGAAAAATTAATTAA
- a CDS encoding efflux RND transporter periplasmic adaptor subunit, translating to MKTYFFNILIIAAFILSFSSCKNSTEKEEKHAEHEELPANIVEMNEEQYATAGIQLGLAEERSLSNLLKVNGNINVTPQSLATVSAPLGGFIKNTNLIQGSLVTKGQTLALIENIEFVNLQQSYLETKAKFSYITYEYERQKDLYKENVSSAKNFQQTESEYKTIKTQLNAYQQKLSMLGIDASKLREDNIKNAISICSPINGYIKNVNVNIGKFVNPSDILFEIVNTQNLTLELIVFEKDVQKISNGQKLSFFTPGKPDIRHEAIIYQVGKALDDDKTVTVYASINQPSKDLIAGMYVNAEIEVKNNQALALPSETIVQFDEKFYVFAFKGKRIENGKQINDFEVIEVKKGMENNGFTEVILPQGFDYKNRKIAIKGAYSLLSKLKNSGEMSC from the coding sequence ATGAAAACATATTTTTTTAATATACTTATAATTGCAGCATTTATCCTCTCATTCTCCTCTTGTAAAAATTCTACCGAGAAAGAGGAAAAACATGCAGAACATGAGGAACTTCCTGCAAACATAGTGGAAATGAATGAAGAACAATATGCTACAGCCGGTATCCAACTTGGCTTGGCGGAAGAACGTTCACTAAGCAACTTACTGAAAGTGAACGGTAATATCAATGTAACCCCGCAAAGCCTTGCTACGGTATCTGCTCCATTGGGCGGTTTTATTAAAAATACCAATCTTATTCAAGGCAGTCTGGTTACCAAAGGGCAGACACTGGCACTTATCGAAAACATCGAATTTGTAAACCTTCAGCAAAGTTATTTGGAAACAAAGGCAAAGTTTTCGTATATTACATACGAATACGAACGGCAAAAAGATTTGTATAAAGAAAATGTTAGCTCTGCCAAAAATTTCCAGCAAACAGAATCTGAATATAAAACGATTAAAACACAATTAAATGCTTATCAGCAAAAGCTAAGTATGCTTGGAATAGACGCATCCAAACTTAGGGAGGACAACATTAAAAACGCCATTTCGATTTGTTCACCAATAAATGGTTATATAAAAAATGTGAATGTAAACATTGGCAAATTTGTTAATCCATCGGATATTTTATTTGAAATTGTTAACACACAAAATCTTACCCTTGAACTAATTGTTTTTGAAAAGGATGTACAAAAAATATCTAATGGTCAGAAACTTAGCTTCTTTACGCCTGGAAAACCGGACATTCGCCACGAAGCAATTATTTATCAGGTTGGTAAAGCATTGGACGACGATAAAACCGTTACTGTTTACGCATCCATCAATCAGCCTTCAAAAGACTTAATTGCAGGCATGTATGTAAATGCAGAAATTGAAGTAAAGAATAACCAGGCACTTGCACTTCCTTCGGAAACCATTGTGCAGTTTGATGAAAAATTTTATGTGTTTGCATTTAAAGGGAAACGTATCGAAAATGGCAAGCAGATAAATGATTTTGAAGTGATAGAAGTAAAGAAAGGCATGGAAAACAACGGTTTTACCGAAGTTATCCTTCCTCAGGGTTTTGATTATAAAAATCGGAAAATTGCCATAAAAGGTGCTTATAGTTTGCTCTCGAAGCTAAAAAATTCGGGTGAAATGAGTTGTTAA
- the pdxH gene encoding pyridoxamine 5'-phosphate oxidase produces the protein MMLSALRKEYNKGVLDEKKLPAAPMELFKEWFAEAFTAEKREANAMALSTASSDGKPSVRMILLKKVDEKGFQFFTNYQSQKGAEIVANPYASLLFWWPALERQVRIDGRVEKLSETASDDYFAQRPSDSQVSAIVSSQSQVVPNRKYLEDLATAFQSTHSAPYYRPVFWGGFILVSEKIEFWQGRANRLHDRIVYVKIPDGWELQRLAP, from the coding sequence ATGATGTTATCTGCATTACGCAAAGAATACAATAAGGGAGTTTTAGATGAAAAAAAGTTGCCAGCAGCCCCAATGGAATTGTTTAAGGAATGGTTTGCCGAAGCCTTTACTGCAGAAAAAAGGGAAGCGAATGCAATGGCTTTGTCCACTGCTTCATCTGATGGAAAACCTTCTGTACGAATGATTTTACTTAAAAAAGTTGATGAAAAAGGTTTTCAATTTTTTACAAATTATCAAAGTCAGAAGGGGGCAGAAATTGTAGCAAATCCCTATGCCTCCCTGCTTTTTTGGTGGCCTGCTTTGGAAAGGCAGGTTCGCATTGATGGTAGGGTAGAGAAGCTCTCGGAAACGGCTTCCGACGACTATTTTGCCCAACGACCTTCTGATAGCCAGGTAAGTGCTATCGTTTCGTCACAGAGCCAGGTGGTTCCAAACAGGAAATACCTTGAAGACCTTGCAACTGCTTTTCAGTCAACGCACTCTGCACCATATTATCGCCCGGTATTTTGGGGCGGTTTTATACTGGTTTCTGAGAAAATAGAATTCTGGCAGGGGAGGGCAAACCGGTTGCACGACAGGATTGTTTATGTAAAAATTCCGGATGGCTGGGAATTGCAAAGACTTGCTCCCTGA
- the rplT gene encoding 50S ribosomal protein L20, giving the protein MPRSVNAVASRQRRKKILKKVKGQFGRRKNVWTVAKNAYEKGQVYAYRDRRAKKRTFRSLWIARINAGVRQYGLSYSVFIGKLNEKNIQIDRKVLADLAMNNPEAFKAIVESVKD; this is encoded by the coding sequence ATGCCTAGAAGTGTAAATGCAGTCGCTTCGCGACAAAGAAGGAAAAAAATCCTGAAGAAGGTAAAAGGACAGTTCGGAAGGAGAAAAAACGTCTGGACGGTAGCCAAAAATGCTTATGAAAAAGGGCAGGTGTATGCCTATCGCGACCGTCGCGCCAAAAAACGCACATTCCGTAGCTTATGGATTGCGCGTATCAATGCAGGGGTTCGCCAGTATGGCTTATCGTACTCCGTTTTTATCGGAAAGCTGAATGAAAAAAATATCCAGATTGACCGTAAAGTTCTTGCCGACCTGGCAATGAATAACCCTGAAGCTTTCAAAGCTATCGTGGAATCGGTTAAAGATTAA
- the rpmI gene encoding 50S ribosomal protein L35 translates to MPKMKSKSGAKKRFTLTGTGKIKRKHAYKSHILTKKSTKRKRNLTHTATVDTADVKNVKAMLQC, encoded by the coding sequence ATGCCAAAAATGAAATCCAAGTCCGGTGCCAAAAAAAGGTTTACCCTTACCGGAACAGGTAAAATCAAACGGAAGCATGCTTACAAAAGTCACATTTTGACAAAAAAATCTACCAAACGCAAACGTAATCTTACGCATACTGCCACGGTAGATACTGCCGATGTGAAAAATGTAAAAGCAATGCTTCAATGTTAA
- the infC gene encoding translation initiation factor IF-3, producing the protein MYKINENIRWPVVRVVGENIQQGIYNIKEALDIAHNLDLDLVEISPNANPPVCKVTDYKKFLYELKRKQKEIKAKSAKVIVKEIRLGPNTDDHDFNFKLKHAEKFLQEGAKVKVEVFFKGRSIVYKEKGEIILLKFASELEECAKVESLPKLEGKRMIMILTSKK; encoded by the coding sequence ATTTATAAAATCAACGAAAATATCCGATGGCCTGTGGTTAGGGTAGTAGGAGAAAACATCCAGCAGGGAATTTATAATATCAAGGAAGCACTTGACATAGCCCATAACCTCGATCTTGATCTGGTGGAAATTTCACCTAATGCCAACCCTCCTGTTTGTAAGGTAACTGATTATAAGAAATTTCTCTACGAATTAAAACGTAAGCAGAAAGAAATTAAAGCCAAGAGCGCAAAGGTTATTGTAAAAGAGATCAGGTTGGGTCCCAATACCGATGATCATGATTTTAATTTTAAGCTAAAGCATGCCGAAAAATTTCTGCAGGAAGGAGCAAAAGTAAAAGTAGAAGTCTTTTTTAAAGGGCGTTCCATTGTTTACAAGGAAAAAGGCGAAATAATCCTACTTAAATTTGCTTCTGAACTTGAAGAATGTGCCAAGGTGGAAAGCTTACCTAAGCTCGAAGGAAAAAGAATGATTATGATACTTACTTCAAAAAAATAA